The genomic window TCTTGAAACATCGCTTTTCATGGCCGTGATGAAAACTCTTGTTCTAGTATGGACACCGTGGTGGTTCTGCGTGGAATACTGACTAGTGCAGCTTTTAGAATATCCGTCTGCAGGATGGTTCTTGAAACATTACTTTTCATGGCCGCGATGAAAACTCTTGTTCTAGTCTTCATTGGTTGGACTAAGCAGTGACGAACTTGCGTCGTCACATCATTGAAGGTGTAGTCTCCATGTTGCTCGGGGTGCAAATCCTTGATTTGTTGGTCTTGGCATTCAGGATGCGAATCCTTTTCCTGGCTATCTTTGGCCGAACGTGACGATGCCAGCGTGTGAGAGTtatcccttcttgaaggtgttcaTGTGGAAAAGGTCGACTTATACGTAGGTGTTTTCTTCATattttatagtgattttttcgTAGTTGTCTATGTCTTGCACTCTAATTGTTGATGACTTTGGCATTGTTGTCTTGCATCAGCTATAAAATATGGATGTGTGCATGTAGTGATGCAGAGGTCAGGAGGTTTATCCTTCCttttaataaaaaataaaataattgCTAATTGCAATCAACTAAGAAGTAATTCGTTGTATAgcactccctccgtcctaaaataagtgtcgcgGACTTAGGACGGAGGGGGTATGTTCTTATAGTCATCTCTCAATAACACGGAGGCCCAAGAGAAGACTATCTTCTCAACAAGTATACATGCCCTTATCTAAATGTTGTGTCACCCTAAATAATCTAATGTGGTTACTAATAACTActtcctttgtaaagaaatatactaCTTTAGTGGTTTAAACACCCTTATATCTCTTTACTGGGGGAGTACTGTTGAATATGGCGGCCGGTCAAGTGAAGAAGGAACAAAAATTAAGTTTCTTGTTTTCAACTGGGGTTGTTTTTTAAGAAGAAACTAGAGTGATGTAAGAAATTCATCCGCAACTCTTTCGGCCGTCTCTTGCACGTCGTTTGGGCATTTGTGACATGTAGGCCGTGGGTGGTGAACACGTCAATTTGTCGTCTCTGTTTCTATTACTGTatccctttcctttcttctccttgttgaactaTTAAGAGTGTTTAACCGGCCGCCATATAACCTTACTGTAAAGACATGAGGATTTACAACTTTGAATGCTTTCAAGCTCAGATGGTAGGTTATATGAACTATTAAGCTCATAATTCCTTCCAAGGGGCTGGCCACATAATGACATGCTAAACCCTTGTCTTCTTTGGGTAGTTCTGCACTGAAAAAGTGAGATAGGTGTTCATGTCTAAAAAATATCGCATATTCTGAATCCAACTGAAATATACTGTCTATGAGCACTTAAGTTCACAGAAACCATGGTTTCAGATTTCAGAGCACATAAGCGATCTGTACGTAAGAAGACAAACATCTTAATTTCATATTTGAATAAACAATGCTTTTTCTACACTGTTATAACAATCACACAAAATTCGCTGTAGGCCTAGAAACTCCTTGAGCCTATTGAATCATAAAGTTTTTTCTTTCTTTGTCCTTGATGGCTGAACATTATCTCTACTATATCACGAAGAGGCCACTGCAGCTGTTGCTGGAAGAGGAACATCCACTAACCTCTCAAGCATATCCAGTTGATCATAAGGTGCTATCTGCAAAGCATCAGATGCATATGCATTTTAGGTCTTgcatgtgtttcattttttcaGAAATATGTTAGCGTCATCTAGATGTATCCCTTAACTTTGCTGTACTCTTAAATTATCATAAACATTAACAGGAGATGAATCTAATTTTGTGTGTCATATACCTGACTAAATCCATCAGGCCAAGTTATAGAAACAGCATAGTTGCCCATTGGCCGTATCTCTTCAGGCTCGATGTCTTCAGGTACATCGCCATACTGTACTTTCTGCTCTCCAGTCCATTCGTCCTGCAAAAAAGAACTACTTAGTATCTAAACTAATAAGCCATGAAATAGAGAACAATGAGGACATCCGGCGCGAAGGTTCTGTGCAGACTGCCTCGCACGCCAGTCCTCCAGATATACAATCTTGAGCACTGTAGGGTAGCTGTACAGTTTTTTTTTTGGTCTTTTGTTCTACGTTTGGTTTTGTAGGCTGCTAATTTTTGTTTAgttctttctttcttttagttCCGGTCTTTTCCTGGTTAGGCTGTAAGACTTGTGCTATCCCAGTGCCCTTTTCTAATAGTACAAAATAACACACATTTAGATGTTCGAGAAAAGGAAACCATTAAATATGTTTCTGAGATGAAAAGAGAAAAATGACGGTGCATGACTTAGTTTTCTGAAAAGAGAACTGTATTAAGCTTTTGGACTCTGTGCATGATACTGTAAATATATATCCAACACATCATAAGGGAAGGGCATACACACCACACTTTGAGCAGATCGGTCGTTCCGTCGGACTGTTGCTGGGTGCAAGAAGAACTCCTCATCTGAATCTGGTACTTTCACTCTGATTGCTCTAATTGATCTATCGTAGGACACTGCTGTTGAAACTGAAAATAAACAACAACAATTTTAACACAACATTAACGAGAAGTATGTTTTATAATGCAACACATGCAAAACAAGGTTGTACCAACACTTTTATATGTTTTCTTTTTCATGTCAAGTTAGTGCACATATGTTATATTCTGTTACTTCTGGAGCTTTTAATTTACCTTGTTGTCTAATTTTAGCACATTGTTGAACAACACATACTCCAAGATTCTGAAATATCTTGGCAACGTCCCCTTGGGGATCAGACACTACTTCAGGAATGCCAGTATCTCCAGAAGACGAAAGCTGTAAAATTACCAAACTATAATTTCCACGTTCATGTTTAGCCAAGTGCAAGcaggatcttttttctttttggactTACAGTTGGCCGTATTGGCAAATCAAAGAGGTTAGGTATTCCAAACTGCTGCACAACCTGAAAGAGTAATTGCATTGTCGAAGAAACTCAATAGCTATCCAAGAGAAATGTGCTACAAAATATTAGTTAATACGTATTTGTCTTGCCTGAGCTCCAGAACCTTTTCCAAATGGGTAATAGCGCTTTTCGTCAGCATCAAAGTAGCACATGTTCTCAACAACTGCAACACATGGAACCTTGGCAACAGAAGAGGTGCAGAGACAAGTCAATGGAAGAATACTTGTCAAATTAGGCTATTCATGCAGCGTGTTGTGCAAGATTACACACCTTCAGCTTAGAGAACATCCTAACACCCTTTGCAACATCAATAAAAGCCAGCTTCTGAGGGGTAGTAACAATCACAGCTGCAGTCAACGGAGCTACCTGGTGTTTCGGACGTGTTATACTTCGAGATGCTTTCAGTATGATTCGCTTCACTAGGATATATAATATGCACAGCAAAGTTGCTAGAGAACCACCTGACAGAGTGTTAAGTGTATATCGCCTGTTCCGGGAGGCATATCAATGACAAGATAGTCAAGTTCGCCCCTTCATGCAATAAACAACAGTTTCAAGTTCTTTTATTTAGAGGTAAATTAAAAAACTGTTTGGTATATACGTAGTAGCTGGAAGTATGGCTATTAAATATGTCATGTGTTTCCTCAAAAAAAAATGTCATGTGCATCTGATGGCTTTAGACAGGGATCAACTGTTGGCTTTGCATACCAGTCAGTCGTGGTCAGCAACTGATTAATGACTCCTGAAACCATTGGACCTCGCATGATCGCTCTTCCTTGTCCAGCAAAGCCAAAAGACACCAATTTGACTCCCAAATACTCGGTCGGAAGAATACTTTTGCTTTCTGGGTTCTAAAGGTAAGTCTGTTTACCATTATTAGTGCAAACACTAAATTCCATGTTAACATAAAGATCCAACCATCAGGCTTACCACCACTAGCAGCCGGTTCTCTGGAGAAACCATATTtggtaagcttggaccaaagacatCGGCATCGAAAATCCCAACCCTGGCCCCCATACCAGCTAAGGTGTATGCAAGATTCACCGCGACTGTAGATTTTCCAACTCCTCCCTGGAGACGTGAAAACGGTCACTAAAAGCAATTTTTAAGGTATCGTTCGATGTGTGCAGGAGTACTAAGTCTTGCCTTGCAACTTGAGACTGCTATGATGTTTGAAATTTTCTTTAGTCCTTCTGGGAGGTCCCCTGCATATACTGGTTGTGCAGGTTGTGCAGACATTGTAACATTGACCTTCTTAACCCACGGAAGTGCTGCAACGACCTCATTTGCCTTTTCTTCGAACTGTACAGCACAAATTCAGAGTTTTAGGCAAAGCCATTCCTTGGAAGGATAATACAGATGCAATGTTATCAGACAAGTTCATTGCACAGCACTTTTAAATAGCAGATACACGGTTCAAGTGCAGATCTACCGATGCATAGCAATTGAGGCATAGCTGACATAAGTGGTCGTTGAGATGTTGGCACTGACTTATGCCATGAAATGATCAGACAGCGAATAATCAGATAGCTGAACACGAGAACTGCCTCACCATGTCCTTGACTGGGCATGCAGGAGTCGTCAGCTCCACACGAAACGAGACCTGAAGACAGTCAAACTAATGGGTAAATCCCAGGCAATGCCGGTTAATCACTGTCGCATCTCATTCGATCAGGAAGTGCCCTTTTACCTCCTCTAAAGTTTCACTGATCTCCAAATCCTTGATGAACCCACACGAGACGATGTCCGTGCCGAAATCAGGATCGATAATCTGGGAGAGCGCGATGAGCACGTCCCTCTTGGCATCCTCCACTGACGCGACCACCGCACCAGCTGGGGAAATTATACAGACACCGGAGCATACACAAgttacatacacacacacacatatatcttCAGTTAGCAGGGCACTAAGCCCAGCAACAGGCACAGGCCAGTGCATAAATTCAGAGTCGCCAGGAATTctgcgactgctgctgctgctgctactgctactactacggCTGCGATGGCGAAACATGCAAAAGCTCGGGAGGATTTGAAGTTACCGCTGGACGACGCGGCTCTCGCGCACGACCGGCGACGGCCCACGCGCGGCGACAAGGGGGGCCGGGCATGCGACTGGATAGTTGCAGCCGCGGCaggaggagccttcgctggcaGGGCAGCTGCTGCATGTGGATGTATGATTCATGAGAGCTGAGACATCATCTATCGATTCATTCACGGGGGACGAGGGCGGCCTCACCtcttggagttggagtcggggagACGAGATGAGGAGCGGGCGGCACGATGAAGGAGGCCGGCGCGGTGTGGAGGGTCCGCATTGCCGCCATCTCCGCCGGCGAGAACGCGCGGCGAGGAAGTGTCAATGGGATGGATGATGAAGGCGGAACGGGGGAGGGAGTGGCCGTCTTTGGGCCGCTGGTTGTGTGGATTTGGTTTGCCTCGTGGCTTAAAGATCagtagcagcgcaagcaagagctgcCTCGTAGTGACACGGCCACTGACGAGTGGCTCCCACAAGATACTCTTCCCGTTAGAGTGTCGGAGCACATGATGCTATTTTATGAGTGTCATGTGAGATAAATACTACGGAATCACTAAAAATATGACGTCTGATTTTTAAAGATTCAAGACGTATGTTGTCTCGTCCGTCCGATTGATCTACACGAGCCGCGCAGATCCATCAGCTATGTCATATTCTAGACATGTTCGCTCCCGTATCAGACCTCGCGAACGTACAACCCAACAACtccccctttctttccaccaccgCCCTCAATCATCATTTCATTTCATGAATCACGCAGTCACTGTTCGTCGTTGTTCTTCTTAATGAGGAGTGAAGTTCGACAGAGGAGAAGCGGTTGGCCGAGgtgggtggtggggggggggggagcaaccaccaccggctgcacccgTGACCAATGTTGTCTTCTCGCTGCCTTCACTTCTGGCGACGACGTGACATTATACCTTGAGAGAAAAATAAAGAGAAGAGAAAAGGGatccaaataaaaaaacaaaacaagatGTATCAAAAAGGCATAAACATGAGAGAGAGAAGGAACAACATCACTATTTTTTTCAGAGTACACATGTAGTGTTTTAAAGTAGCACCACTTCATTGTATTTTATTGTTGAGTTCATGAGTCTCATTTACATACTAGTGGGGAACTTCATATTATAAAACCCAACTTGTATATTCCAGTAATGAGCCTCCTTAAATGAGCTCTAGGTCTACCTGAGTAAGTAAGTTGGATGCAAATTCATTAAATCATAGGAGAGCTTTCATTAATATACTAAATGACCCATTGTACCATTATCACAATGACCAACTGCAACCAGGAAATTAAGCAAGCTATGAGCAACACGTTCATTAAATGACTATTTTTATGAATCATCCTCGCATATGAGAACACAAAGAAGCAAATGGACAGGCTAAACAATGATAACCATCCCTGGATAATAGGAAGTGCCCGTTCATATTGGCTGCACTTAGACACGACCTCAGTGTGAAGAGGTCAGGCGTAGATATTGGTATTGGGTCGAGAGAAATCACTCCTATGGGGTAGTTCTTTAAGGACCACCACATGACTGCATGATGAGCAAAGCAACACCAAACTAGACGAACCAAGAACCAACCTCCTCACAGCCACCTAACCAGCCACCTAAATGATCCATTGCACCCAACAAATGTGAACAACTTGAAGAATGATTCTCGTTAATTGTCTGCAATTGATTATATTTGTATTGCGTTTGTATTTACCTTGTATTTAGTAATGACAAACAACGACGACGGTTGCTCATTTGCTTCTTGGCCGGCCAACCGCAACCCCCAATGCAAATGACGGGCATGCCAAGTTTTGGGAACCTTCCATATGACGTTTTTTTAGTTTTATCATTTATCATTTTTTTGTTATCTAACAGGTTTTCATGTTTTCATTTTTATTGCCTATTCTTTATTTCCTCTTgtctattttctttttttcttttcatttttatttttcaatttgcatttttttatttcatgaacattatttgaattcacAAATATAGTGGAATTTCATGAATTTTTGAATATTCATTTTTATTTGAATTCATGAAAATTTTCCATTCATGAATAATTTTCATGAATTTGCAAgcatttttaaaattttgtgagCAGTTTTTAATTCATGAATAACTATAAAATTTTGTGAACACCTTTTTGAATttgcaaatatttttcaaatttgcaaatatttttttattttctttaatttATGTACATTTTGGGAATTTGTGAACCTTTTGAAATACATGAAGATTTTTGGTATGCGTGAATGCCTTTTAAAATTAAAAGAAATATAAATTTATGAAGCATTTTGAATTTTGTGaactatttttttgaaattttgaacatttGTACAAATTCatggatttttttcaaattcatgaatttctTTCGATTTTTTATATTTTACAAATTCATAATTGTTTTTATTAAATAAAACCAgctaaaataaaaaattaaaaaaatcatgcgTTCACTTGCTCGCTGGGAGGCTCACATGTGGCGATCGACTTTTTTTCCCGTGGCGTTTGTAAGCAGATGGGCCCGCCCACTTGAAGTTCACGTGGGCGACCATGCACCCATCCTGTTGCAAGACGAGGATGGGTACTCCTGTTCCGTCTTTCTGGCCCAAGCGAGTTCTCAATATCTTAGCCTTGTTCCTCGTGCGGATCAGGCACCCAGCGCCACGCCTCGCTTTGCACACGCCAACTTTTCCATAGAGATTTGACTTTTGCACGATGCGGCAATAGGGAGGCATTTGGTAGACTACATAAAGCCCAACCAGACTCTCACAGGCTAAGTCTGAGTTGTTTGACTGCTGCCTAGCTTGAATGAAAAACTGGCCCGGACCAAACTTAAAGCACCCCTCTGTCATGCCTATCAAGACTGCTTAGTTTGGTAAAAAAAATTCACACGTAACATGACCCAGAGCATGTACACTTTCAAACAGATTATGTGGATCAGACTTTCAGGAAAAGCGAAAAGCATGCGGTCCACCAAATGCCTCCCTAGGTGCGTGGCCTAGCCAGTTTTTGGTGCAGCTCCGCCTGACCCAAGGCCGAGTACGGAActatcccctcaaaaaaaaaaagtacGGATCCAAGCTAGGGAAACTATTCTCTTCTTGTGTCGTGCACGTAAAACATCCCCCCTTCCAAGCAATGCTCTTTTCTCCAAGCATAGCACACGGCCAACCTTGGGTGTGAACCGTACTCCCTCCGActctttttactccgcgtattagatttGTCTGAAGTCCAAATTTAAATAAAAAATATTAATATCTATAATACCGAATAAatataatataaaaaatatattccaaaatgaatctaatgatatttgTGTTGTTATGTGAATTTTAATacattttttataaacttggtcaaactttgaaGAGTTTGGCTTCAGACAAACCTGATATGCGAaacctaatatgcggagtaaaaaggaccagagggagcacTACATTTTCTTTCCCCCCGATCCAGATGCCCTTGCATTCAATACAATCCAAATCCAAGGGGGCATGTTACCTACAAGCGTCAAGAGATACCTTCATACTTGATCAATTTGTACCAACACCGCCCATACGTACGTAATGGCCCAAAATAGAATAGCTAAGGACGCTTGGTAGGCTGCATTAGGCACAGTCAGGTCCACGCGGGATGTTTTCGATGGGAGCCCCTAGTCGGCGCTGAAGGCGCCGGTTACACAACTTGGCGCCTGCACGTTTCTTGATTGGGCTGGTTTCGAATCTGGCCCATTACCTGCTGACGAAAGGAAAACGCGAAAAAACAACAGTGGGAGAACTGGAGATCAAACTCACCACCTCACGACCAGGACCAAGCTCGTCTTAGTGTCCCTTAACAGAAAAGTCCTAGTTATTGCTTTTAATAAAACGTTAATTTAAACTTTAAAATCACttaaaaagttcatcggtttgaaaaaagttcatcaatttttaggaaaagttcacaaaaaattgaaaaaaaccTCATTGATTTTAAGAAAAAATCACAACTTTTGAAAAAAGTTCCTCAAAATTTGAAAAAAGTGGAtcaatttgaaaaatagttcattgaatttgaaaaaggtCATCAAAATTTCGAAAATAGTTCattgaatttggaaaaaagtttgtcacaaatttgaaaaagttcatcaattttgaaaaattgttcatggATATTgggaaaaaggttcatcgatttgaagaaaaaccaaggaaaaaaatgaaaaaccGATTGAAAACTTCCAGAAGAAAAACCACGATTGCAGAAAGGAATAAAAACAGCAAAATGAATGTTTTCACAACTGGCTGGGATGGCTGAATGGCTAGCATCGTTCACTTCGAACACGAGGTTGCGAGTTCGAAAGCCGATGGCAATACTTTTTTGCGAGTTTGTGGAAAaccatatgttggggaacgtagcatgcaatttcaaaaaaattcctacaatcacgcaagatccatctaggagatgcatagcaacaagagggagagagtgtgtccacgtaccctcgtagaccgaaagaggaagcgttagttaacgtggttgatgtagtcgaacgtcttcacgatcaaacctatccaagtaccgaacgtacgtcacctccatgttcagcacccgtttagctcgatgacgtccctcgaacccttgatccagtagagggtcgagggagagtttcgtcagcacgacggcgtggtgacggtgttgatgatgtgatccacgcagggcttcgcctaagcactacgacgctatgaccggaggagtaaactgtggaggggggcaccgcacatggcaaagagaacaattgatgtgcctttgggatgccccctgcccacatatataaaggaggggggagagaggcggcggccagaaggggcgcgccatggggggagtcctacttggactcctagtccaagtaggattcgtagtccaagtaggattcgcccccctccctTTACCTTTTTCCACCGGAgagaataggaaggagagggagagggaaagggagggggggcgtcgccccctcctccttgtcctattcagactctcTAGGAGGGGGGGGCAACCCCTGCgagcttccctctctcccccttaggcccatgttggcccagcacttccccggggggttccagtaacccctcggtactcccaAAAATGTCTGAACCTcttcgaaacttttccggtgtccgaacataaccttccaatatatcaatctttatttctcgaccattttgagactcctcgtcatgtccatgatctcatacgggactccaaacaaacttcggtcatcaaaaacacataactcataatacaaatcgtcatcgaacgttaagcgtgcggaccctgcgggttcgagaactatgtagacatgatcgagacacatcttcaatcaataaccaatagcggaaccggatgctcatattggctcctacatattctacgaagatcttaatcggtcaaaccgcacaacaacatacgttgttccctatgttatcggtatgttactcgcccgtgattcgatcgtcggtatcatcatacctagttcaatatcattaccggcaagtctatttaatCTTTATGTAATGCtttatctcgcaactaactcattaatcacattgcttgcaagtcttatagtgatgagcatcaccgagagggcccagagatacatctccgatacatggagtgacaaatcctattctcgatctatgccaacccgacaaacaccttaagagacacgtgtagagcatctttataatcacccagttatgttgtgacgttttatagcacacaaggtgttcctctggtattcgggagttgcataatttcatagttagaggaacatgtataagtcatgaagaaagcaatagcagtaaaacataacgatcattatgctaagctaacggatgggtcttgtccatcacatcattctctaatggtgtgatcccattcatcaaatgacaacacatgtctatggtcaggaaacataaccatctttgattaatgagctagtcaagtagaggcatactagggacactttgttttgtctatgtattcacacatgtactaagtttccggttaatacaattctagcatgaataataaacacttatcatgatataaggaaatataaataacaactttattattgcctctagggcatatttccttcagtctcccacttgctctagagtcaataatctagattacatagtaatgattctaacacccatggagtcttggtgctgatcatgttttgctcgtgaaagaggcttagccaatgggtctgcaacattcagatccgtttgtatcttgcaaatctctatgtctccctccttgacttgatcgcggatggaattgaagcgtctcttgatgtgtttggttctcttgtgaaatctggattcctttgccaaggcaattgctccagtattgtcacaaaaaaaattcattggacccgatgcactagttaTAATACCttgatcagatatgaactccttcatccagactccttcatttgctgctttcgaagcagctatgtactctgcttcacacgtagatcccgccacgacgctctgcttggaactgcaccaactgacagctccaccattcaatataaataagtATCCGGTTTGCgtcttagagtcatctggattagtgtcaaagcttgcatcgacgtaaccatttacggcaagctctttgtcacctccataaacgagaaacatatctttaatcctgtttaggtatttcaggatgttcttgaccgctgtcaagtgacccactcctggattactttggtacctccctgctaaacttatagcaaggcacacatcaggtctggtacacagcattgcatacatggtagaacctatggctgaggcatagggaatgactttcattttctctctatcttctgaagtggtcgggcattgagtctgactcaacttcgcaccttgtaacacatgcaataaccctttctttgactggtccattttgaacttcttcaaaactttatcaaggtatgtggtttgtgaatgTCCacttaagtgtcttgatctatctccatagtcttgatgcccaatatgtaagcagcttcaccgaggtctttcattgaaaagttcttattcaagtatcctttgtgctatccagaaattctatattatttccaatcaacaatatgtcatccacatataatattagaaatgctacagagctcccactcactttcttgtaaatactggaTTCCCCAAAAgactgtataaaatcatatgctttgatcacattatcaaagcatgtattccaactccgagaggctagcaccagtccataaatggattgatggagcttgcacactttttagcaccttttggatcgacaaaaccttctggttgcatcatatacaactcttctttaagaaatccattaaggaatgcattttgacatccattttccaaatttcataattataaaatgcggcaaatgctaacatgattcagacagacttaagcatcgctacaggtgagaaggtctcatcatagtcaactccttgaacttgtcgaaaaccgttcgcaaaaagtcgagctttgtagacagtaacattaccgttagtgtcagtcttcttgaagatccatttattttctatggcttgtcgatcatcgggcaagtccaccaaagtccacactttattctcatacatggatcccatgtcagatttcattcctcaagccatttcgcagaatctgggctcatcatcgcttcctcatagttattaggttcatcatggtctagtaacatgatttccagaataggattaccgtaccgctctggtgcggaccgtactctgattgacgtacgaggttcggtagtaacttgatttgaagtttcatgatcatcatcattagcttcctcactaattggtgtaggaatcactagaactgatttctgtgatgaactactttccaattcgggagaaggtacaattacctcatcaagttctactttcctcaaactcacttctttctagagaaactccttttctagaaaggatccatttttagcaacgaatatcttgccttccaatctatgatagaaggtgtacccaacagtttcctttgggtatcctatgaagacgcatttctccgatttgggtttgagcttatcaagttgaagctttttcacataacatcatagcccaaaactttaagaaacgacaacttaggtttcttgccaaaccatagttcatatggtgtcgtctcaatggatttagattgtgacctatttaacgtgaacgcagccgtctctaaagcataaccccaaaatgatagcggcaaattagtaagagagatcatagatcgcaccatatctaataaagtacggttacgacattcggacacaccattacattgcggtgttccaggtggcatgagttgcgaaactattccacattgtttcaaatgaagaccaaactcgtagctcaaatattcgcctccacgatctgatcgtagaatctttattttcttgttacgatgattttccacttcactctgaaattctttgaacttttcaaatgtttcagacttatgtttcattaagtagatatacccatatctgctcaaatcatctctgaaagccagaaaataacgatacctgccacgagcctcaacactcatcggaccacatacatcggtatgtagtatttctaa from Triticum aestivum cultivar Chinese Spring chromosome 3B, IWGSC CS RefSeq v2.1, whole genome shotgun sequence includes these protein-coding regions:
- the LOC123070772 gene encoding fe-S cluster assembly factor HCF101, chloroplastic isoform X2, giving the protein MAAMRTLHTAPASFIVPPAPHLVSPTPTPRAALPAKAPPAAAATIQSHARPPLSPRVGRRRSCARAASSSAGAVVASVEDAKRDVLIALSQIIDPDFGTDIVSCGFIKDLEISETLEEVSFRVELTTPACPVKDMFEEKANEVVAALPWVKKVNVTMSAQPAQPVYAGDLPEGLKKISNIIAVSSCKGGVGKSTVAVNLAYTLAGMGARVGIFDADVFGPSLPNMVSPENRLLVVNPESKSILPTEYLGVKLVSFGFAGQGRAIMRGPMVSGVINQLLTTTDWGELDYLVIDMPPGTGDIHLTLCQVAPLTAAVIVTTPQKLAFIDVAKGVRMFSKLKVPCVAVVENMCYFDADEKRYYPFGKGSGAQVVQQFGIPNLFDLPIRPTLSSSGDTGIPEVVSDPQGDVAKIFQNLGVCVVQQCAKIRQQVSTAVSYDRSIRAIRVKVPDSDEEFFLHPATVRRNDRSAQSVDEWTGEQKVQYGDVPEDIEPEEIRPMGNYAVSITWPDGFSQIAPYDQLDMLERLVDVPLPATAAVASS
- the LOC123070772 gene encoding fe-S cluster assembly factor HCF101, chloroplastic isoform X1; translated protein: MAAMRTLHTAPASFIVPPAPHLVSPTPTPRAAALPAKAPPAAAATIQSHARPPLSPRVGRRRSCARAASSSAGAVVASVEDAKRDVLIALSQIIDPDFGTDIVSCGFIKDLEISETLEEVSFRVELTTPACPVKDMFEEKANEVVAALPWVKKVNVTMSAQPAQPVYAGDLPEGLKKISNIIAVSSCKGGVGKSTVAVNLAYTLAGMGARVGIFDADVFGPSLPNMVSPENRLLVVNPESKSILPTEYLGVKLVSFGFAGQGRAIMRGPMVSGVINQLLTTTDWGELDYLVIDMPPGTGDIHLTLCQVAPLTAAVIVTTPQKLAFIDVAKGVRMFSKLKVPCVAVVENMCYFDADEKRYYPFGKGSGAQVVQQFGIPNLFDLPIRPTLSSSGDTGIPEVVSDPQGDVAKIFQNLGVCVVQQCAKIRQQVSTAVSYDRSIRAIRVKVPDSDEEFFLHPATVRRNDRSAQSVDEWTGEQKVQYGDVPEDIEPEEIRPMGNYAVSITWPDGFSQIAPYDQLDMLERLVDVPLPATAAVASS